Below is a genomic region from Streptomyces ferrugineus.
CGTACGGTTCCGGCACGAGGGCCGCGAGCGGACGCTGACCTGCGACTGGGTCGCCGGCTGCGACGGCTTCCACGGCATCTCCCGGGACGCCTTCCCCGCCGGGGCCGGAAGGTCCTTCGCGCACGACTATCCCTACTCCTGGCTCGGCATCCTCGCCGAGGTCCCGCCGTCCTGCGAGGAGTTGATCTACGCGCGCGGTGAGCGCGGCTTCGCACTGCACAGCATGCGCTCACCGTCCGTCTCCCGGCTCTACCTCCAGGTCCCCATCGGCACCGAGGCCGCCGACTGGCCCGACGACCGCATCTGGGACGAACTCGCCGCCCGTTTCGCGATCGACGCCGACTGGACCCTGAACCGCGGACCGATCACGTCCAAGTCCGTGACACCGATGCGCAGTTACGTCCACGAGCCGATGCGCCACGGCCGTCTCCTGCTCGCCGGGGACGCCGCCCACATCGTCCCGCCGACCGGCGCCAAGGGTCTCAACCTCGCCGTGTCGGACGTACGGGTCCTGGCCCGCGCGTTCGTCGAGCTGAACCGTACCGGGAGTACACAACTGCTCGACAGGTACTCGGAGGTCTGCCTTCAGCGCGTGTGGCAGGCCACTCGATTCTCGGATGACATGACTAAGATGTTGCACGCTCAACCAGATGGGGATGTGTTCGACCACCGGATGCAGCTCGCACGTCTGCGCCGGATCACCGCATCCCGCCACGCCGCCGCCGAACTGGCGGCGAACTACGCGGGACTTCCACTGCCCGTGTGAGTCCCGCCCGGTGATCGAACGGAGAGTCGCAATGCCGTTGCTCGACCCCAGGACCTGGCAGTCCCGCGCCCTGTCGGGAGGCGAGTACGCCGTCACCGAGCCCGCCACCGGCGACACACTCGGCACCGTCACCCTGGCCTCCGCCGAGGACATCGGTACCGCCGCCGAGGCCGCCCGCGCCGCCCAGACCGAGTGGGCCCGCCTGCCGCACTTCGTGCGCGCCGCAGCGCTGCGCAAGGCCGGCGACCTGTTCACCGCGCACGCCGACGAACTGCGCGCATGGCTCGTCCGGGAATCCGGCTCCATCCCCGGCAAGGCCGACTTCGAGCTGCACGTCGCCGCGCAGGAGTGCTACGAGGCCGCCGCCCTCGCCTCCCGCCCGGCCGGGCAGGTCCTGCCCAGCGAGGCGCCCCGGCTGTCGTACACCCGCCGGGTGCCGGTCGGCGTCGTCGGCGTGATCGCGCCGTTCAACGCCCCGCTGATCCTCTCCATCCGCTCCGTCGCCCCGGCCCTCGCGCTCGGCAACGCCGTCGTCCTGAAGCCGGACCCCCGGACGGCGGTCTGCGGCGGTCTCTCCCTCGCCGCGATCTTCGCCGAGGC
It encodes:
- a CDS encoding 4-hydroxybenzoate 3-monooxygenase, whose product is MRTTVGIIGGGPAGLLLARLLHRAGVDCVVLEARSREYVEQRQRAGMLEQGTVHALREAGAAERLEAEGLVHRGIELRFDRERHHIDFPSLTGGRTVTIYAQTEIVKDLVALQLADGPPLLFEAEALAVEKPESATPVVRFRHEGRERTLTCDWVAGCDGFHGISRDAFPAGAGRSFAHDYPYSWLGILAEVPPSCEELIYARGERGFALHSMRSPSVSRLYLQVPIGTEAADWPDDRIWDELAARFAIDADWTLNRGPITSKSVTPMRSYVHEPMRHGRLLLAGDAAHIVPPTGAKGLNLAVSDVRVLARAFVELNRTGSTQLLDRYSEVCLQRVWQATRFSDDMTKMLHAQPDGDVFDHRMQLARLRRITASRHAAAELAANYAGLPLPV